The following are encoded in a window of Colletotrichum lupini chromosome 3, complete sequence genomic DNA:
- a CDS encoding oxalate decarboxylase family bicupin has product MYTHGAFLLASLLAALPQSHGVPAPQMGDYGENKGPVGGVDPPIPTVTTPTGSLRGDSSLLGGNAARPDPETGGSANVDDVTLVPGQEADGKLGLYLNFDGVDVPQPIRGGLGSPDPGPRTYDYEKLNPDLFAPPGTDKGDVENAMWPLGLSHNRLGSQEGAGWARQQNTKVLPVASAMAGVDMKLQPNAYRELHWHTSAEWALMLKGCCRIAAMNEDGKSFVDDVCEGDVWFFPKGVPHSIQAFDQGTEFLLVFDQGSFSEENTFLASELFLRNPLSVLCKNLKTDVSAFDKIPKDQLYIFNGTPAPKDIEKQNQTSSAGSLTGAESYTYHWSQQKPFQAPGGSVKILDPQTFPIAENFSAALVVVQPGAMREIHWHTTSDEWNYFLQGSGRITIFEAPEASRTFDFTAGDVGYVKVGDSHYIENTGTEDVIFLEVLQAPKFSDISVAQWLALTPKQVVKDTLGLSDEVIAAIPKEKEYIKVGNTNMTALADGGRNFKKFKA; this is encoded by the exons ATGTATACCCACGGTGCTTTCCTCCTCGCTAGCTTGCTTGCGGCTCTGCCGCAGAGCCATGGCGTTCCGGCACCACA AATGGGAGACTATGGCGAGAACAAAGGCCCCGTTGGCGGTGTCGATCCGCCCATCCCCACCGTAACTACGCCTACGGGAAGTCTTAGAGGAGATTCTAGCCTTCTCGGAGGCAACGCAGCGCGACCTGACCCCGAAACTGGCGGCTCCGCCAATGTCGACGACGTTACACTCGTGCCCGGCCAGGAAGCAGACGGAAAGCTCGGCCTGTACCTGAACTTTGATGGTGTCGACGTCCCGCAACCGATCCGCGGCGGACTAGGATCTCCGGACCCGGGCCCAA GAACCTACGACTATGAGAAGCTAAACCCCGATCTTTTCGCCCCGCCCGGCACCGACAAGGGCGATGTCGAGAACGCCATGTGGCCGTTGGGCCTTTCGCATAACCGTCTCGGCAGCCAAGAGGGCGCCGGCTGGGCGCGGCAGCAGAACACTAAAGTCCTACCTGTCGCTTCTGCGATGGCGGGTGTCGATATGAAGTTGCAGCCTAACGCTTACCGCGAGCTTCACTGGCACACCTCGGCTGAGTGGGCGCTCATGCTCAAGGGATGTTGTCGCATCGCAGCGATGAATGAGGATGGAAAGAGCTTCGTTGACGATGTGTGCGAGG GCGATGTCTGGTTCTTCCCGAAGGGTGTCCCTCACAGCATTCAGGCGTTCGACCAAGGCACAGAGTTCCTCCTCGTCTTCGACCAGGGAAGCTTCAGCGAAGAGAACACATTTCTCGCTTCTGAGCTATTCTTGAGAAACCCATTGTCCGTTCTTTGCAAGAATCTTAAGACGGATGTTTCTGCATTTGACAAGATCCCCAAGGATCAGCTTTAT ATCTTCAATGGTACACCTGCGCCGAAAGACATTGAGAAGCAGAATCAGACCTCATCAGCAGGATCGCTGACTGGTGCTGAATCATACACCTATCATTGGTCGCAGCAGAAGCCCTTCCAAGCCCCCGGCGGGTCCGTCAAGATCCTCGACCCGCAAACATTCCCCATCGCGGAGAACTTCTCGGCTGCCCTGGTCGTCGTCCAGCCCGGCGCCATGCGCGAGATCCACTGGCACACCACAAGCGACGAGTGGAACTACTTTTTGCAGGGCTCCGGCCGCATCACCATCTTTGAAGCCCCTGAGGCCTCGCGTACCTTTGACTTCACCGCCGGCGATGTTGGTTACGTGAAGGTTGGTGACAGTCATTACATCGAGAACACTGGTACCGAGGACGTCATCTTCCTTGAGGTCCTTCAAGCGCCCAAGTTCTCGGACATCAGCGTTGCACAATGGTTGGCCCTTACCCCGAAGCAGGTCGTCAAGGATACCCTTGGCCTCTCTGACGAAGTGATTGCTGCGATTCCCAAGGAGAAGGAGTACATCAAGGTTGGCAACACCAACATGACGGCGCTGGCTGATGGTGGACGTAACTTCAAGAAGTTCAAGGCCTAG
- a CDS encoding major facilitator superfamily transporter, with the protein MGDDRFRNHEHVGAIPVTLDLDTGALCFCLSQLLRNHLIHLLHRANKRRQTSTMSTSTAQPADPVAKGVLATAKQSLKDLFIWRQRTVVVSPTGETHTEWQDPDPIKNPISLMAQLSPRDWFFFLCGFCAWTADAFDFHALSIQTTKLAKYYDRSKTDITTAITLTLLLRSVGAAFFGLAGDKYGRKWPMVLNMIILGLLQIATIYSKTFQQFLAVRSLFGLFMGGVYGNAIAMALEHCPSNARGLMSGILQQGYSFGYVLAACANLGVGGGTETWKTVFWIAAGISIAVGLVRIAFPESQQFLEAKAHGKKSASPGAFWRETKKMLAQEWKMCVYCIILMTWFNYYSHTSQDSYTTFMIAQKEMDNAGASRASILMKAGACVGGTIIGYLSQFVGRRRAIIVSALISACLIPAWILPQGERSLSASGFFMQFFVQGAWGVIPIHLNELSPPAFRSSFPGITYQLGNMISSPSAQIVNAISEKTFVRAPSGHSVEAYGPVMGIATAIIAMGIVVTTMFGPERRGRSFEHAVAGVQGEAVETKEIDDHDEEKGSIRASNVEDTRKE; encoded by the exons ATGGGAGATGATCGCTTTCGAAACCATGAGCATGTCGGTGCCATCCCGGTCACTCTGGACCTCGATACCGGTGCTCTTTGTTTTTGTCTCTCTCAACTCCTTCGAAACCACCTTATCCACCTGCTCCAT AGAGCCAACAAACGCAGACAGACATCCACCATGTCGACGTCGACTGCGCAGCCCGCCGACCCCGTCGCCAAGGGCGTGCTGGCCACGGCCAAGCAGTCCTTGAAGGACCTCTTCATCTGGAGACAGCGTACCGTTGTTGTTAGTCCAACTGGCGAGACGCACACAGAATGGCAAGATCCCGACCCAATCAAGAACCCCATTAGCCTCATGGCCCAGCTCAGCCCTCGCGACtggttcttcttcctctgcgGTTTCTGCGCCTGGACCGCCGATGCTTTTGACTTCCACGCCTTGTCTATCCAGACCACTAAGCTGGCCAAGTACTACGACCGCTCGAAGACGGATATCACCACTGCCATCACCCTGACTCTGCTTCTCCGTTCCGTCGGCGCCGCCTTCTTCGGTCTGGCCGGTGACAAGTATGGTCGCAAGTGGCCCATGGTTCTCAACATGATCATCCTTGGTCTTTTGCAGATTGCCACCATTTACAGCAAGACTTTCCAGCAATTCTTGGCTGTGCGCAGTTTGTTCGGTCTCTTCATGGGAGGTGTCTACGGCAACGCCATTGCCATGGCTCTTGAGCACTGCCC CTCCAACGCTCGTGGTTTGATGTCCGGTATCCTCCAACAGGGCTACTCATTCGGCTACGTCCTCGCCGCTTGCGCCAACCTCGGTGTTGGTGGTGGCACCGAGACCTGGAAGACGGTCTTCTGGATCGCTGCCGGTATCTCCATCGCCGTCGGTCTTGTCCGCATTGCTTTCCCCGAGTCCCAGCAGTTCCTCGAGGCCAAGGCCCACGGAAAGAAGTCGGCCTCACCCGGCGCCTTCTGGCGCGAGACCAAGAAGATGCTGGCCCAGGAGTGGAAGATGTGTGTCTACTGCATCATCCTCATGACCTGGTTCAACTACTACTCCCACACCTCGCAAGACTCGTACACGACCTTCATGATTGCTCAGAAGGAGATGGACAACGCTGGTGCTTCCCGCGCCTCCATTCTCATGAAGGCTGGCGCTTGCGTTGGTGGCACCATCATCGGTTACCTGTCCCAGTTCGTCGGTCGTCGCCGTGCCATTATCGTCTCTGCTCTCATCTCTGCCTGCCTCATCCCCGCCTGGATCCTTCCCCAGGGCGAGCGCAGCCTGAGTGCTAGCGGTTTCTTCATGCAGTTCTTCGTCCAGGGTGCCTGGGGTGTCATTCCCATCCACCTCAACGAGCTTTCGCCCCCGGCCTTCCGCTCCTCTTTCCCAGGTATCACCTACCAGCTGGGTAACATGATTTCGTCCCCGTCTGCACAGATTGTCAACGCCATCTCCGAGAAGACCTTTGTCAGGGCCCCCTCAGGCCACAGCGTCGAGGCCTACGGACCTGTCATGGGTATCGCCACGGCCATCATCGCCATGGGCATTGTCGTCACCACCATGTTCGGACCCGAGCGTCGCGGCCGCAGCTTCGAGCACGCCGTCGCCGGTGTGCAAGGCGAGGCCGTCGAGACCAAGGAGATTGACGACCACGACGAGGAGAAGGGAAGCATCAGGGCCTCCAACGTCGAGGACACCCGCAAGGAGTAA